The Benincasa hispida cultivar B227 chromosome 11, ASM972705v1, whole genome shotgun sequence genome has a segment encoding these proteins:
- the LOC120090827 gene encoding uncharacterized protein LOC120090827 encodes MEEYKHFSHPHDLKLYQIQEDQTNQQFRCSGCESFCHGLVYGCRSCEFFLHKACATAPRSLRHPSHPSHHLTLLPSPTYPDGSFLCNACGATGTAFCFSCIPCDLDLHVDCALLPEQLNLNSHRHSLSLVFSPPSIICNLCRRALDSRYWSYSCSTCNFHVHTYCATAPTASPVGSVRNDRYAEFVAVREGDYDSVSPAGYGVVNGGVPAVNPPVVVVEDPFLKAQAELHELQMQMQIVNEMAKMMASVNLSSLAP; translated from the coding sequence atggaggaatACAAACATTTCAGCCACCCCCATGACTTGaaactctaccaaatccaaGAAGATCAAACCAACCAACAATTCCGTTGCTCCGGCTGCGAATCTTTCTGCCACGGCCTCGTTTACGGTTGTCGGAGCTGTGAGTTCTTCCTCCACAAAGCTTGCGCCACTGCGCCCCGCTCGCTCCGCCACCCTTCCCACCCTTCTCACCACCTCACCCTCCTCCCTTCTCCGACATACCCTGATGGCTCCTTCCTCTGCAACGCTTGCGGTGCCACTGGCACCGCCTTTTGCTTCTCCTGCATCCCTTGCGATCTGGACCTTCATGTCGATTGTGCTCTCTTACCCGAACAACTCAACCTCAATTCCCATCGCCATAGCCTCTCTTTAGTCTTTTCACCTCCCTCTATTATATGTAACTTGTGTCGTCGTGCCCTCGACTCTCGATACTGGAGTTATAGTTGTTCCACTTGTAACTTCCACGTTCATACCTACTGCGCCACGGCCCCGACTGCGTCCCCGGTTGGAAGCGTGAGAAATGATCGGTACGCGGAGTTTGTGGCAGTCAGGGAGGGGGATTACGACAGTGTTTCTCCTGCAGGGTATGGTGTCGTCAATGGCGGAGTGCCAGCGGTGAATCCGCCAGTGGTGGTGGTGGAGGATCCGTTTCTGAAGGCGCAGGCAGAGCTACATGAGCTTCAAATGCAGATGCAGATTGTGAATGAGATGGCCAAGATGATGGCGTCCGTTAACTTGAGCTCTCTTGCACCATga